In the Pirellulales bacterium genome, one interval contains:
- the rimI gene encoding ribosomal protein S18-alanine N-acetyltransferase translates to MSSSSKPEIRIHIRWMIRRDMADVIAIENESFEFPWSEDDFVRCLRQRNCIGMVAEMDDQVVGFMIYELHKNRLHILNFAVADRYRRLGIGSQMVAKLAGKLSDQRRTRILLEIRETNLPAQLFFRHNGFRAVSVLHEFYEDTPEDAYLMQFRHANDEPDIIPFNRIARLAG, encoded by the coding sequence ATGAGTTCGTCGTCGAAGCCCGAGATCCGAATCCACATCCGCTGGATGATCCGCCGCGACATGGCGGATGTGATCGCGATCGAGAATGAAAGCTTTGAGTTCCCCTGGTCGGAGGACGACTTCGTCCGCTGTCTGCGGCAGCGGAACTGCATCGGCATGGTCGCGGAAATGGACGACCAGGTAGTCGGATTCATGATCTACGAGCTGCATAAGAACCGGCTGCATATTCTCAACTTCGCCGTGGCCGACCGCTATCGCCGCCTGGGCATCGGATCGCAGATGGTGGCGAAGCTGGCCGGCAAATTGTCGGATCAGCGGCGGACGCGAATTCTGCTCGAGATTCGCGAAACGAATCTGCCCGCCCAACTGTTCTTCCGGCACAACGGCTTCCGCGCCGTGTCGGTGTTGCACGAATTCTATGAAGACACGCCGGAAGACGCGTATCTCATGCAGTTTCGCCACGCCAACGACGAGCCCGACATTATTCC